The window GCTCGATGCGATCACGAAGTATCTCCCCAGTCCATTGGACCGAGAAATCTACGGTCGTGATCCCTCGGACGAAACGAAGAAAATCGAACTTCTTCCCGATCCGGAAAAACCTTTCGTTGGTATGGCGTTCAAGATTGTCGAAGATCCTTTCGGCCAGCTGACCTTCATGCGGGTTTATCAGGGCACCATCAAGAAGGGTGATGCCTACACGAACCAACGGACCAGCAAGAAGGAACGGTTCAGCCGCATCGTGCGGATGCACAGTGAAAAGCGTGAGGAAATCGAATCAGCCTCGGCCGGTGACATTGTCGCCGTCATGGGTATCGATTGTGCCTCGGGGGACACGTACTGCACCGAGCGTGACTACGCCACGCTTGAGTCGATGTTCGTTCCTGAGCCCGTCATCAAGATCGCCGTCAATCCGCTCAACCGCGGCGATGGCGACAAGATGAGCAAGGCTCTGCAGCGATTCCGCAAAGAAGACCCTACGTTCAGCGTCTATACCGACGACGAGACCAACGAGATCCTGATCTCAGGCATGGGCGAATTGCACCTGGAAATCTACATCGAACGGATTCGCCGCGAGTACGGCGTCGAAATCGAAGTCGGTGCACCCAAGGTGTCGTACCGCGAGAGCCCCACCAAGACCGTCAACTTCGACTACAAGCACAAGAAGCAAACCGGTGGTTCGGGTCAGTTCGCTCACATCAAGGGCGTCCTCATGCCGATCGAATCGGACAGCGAAGACAGCTTCGAGTTCGAAGAGAAAATTGTCGGTGGTCGTATTCCGAAGCAGTACATTCCTGCTGTTGAAAAGGGCTTCCGAGACAGCCTTGGCAAAGGTCCTGTGGCTGATTACCCCGTGGTGGGCACCCGCATCGAGTTGATCGACGGTAGCTATCACGAAGTCGACTCGAGCGAAAAGGCGTTTTACACAGCCGCGCAAGGGTGCTTCCGGGAATACTTCAAGCAAGCCTCGCCCAAGCTGCTGGAGCCGATCATGAAGGTCGAAATCGAAGTTCCCGAAGACTTCCAAGGTACCGTTACCGGTGACGTGATCCGCCGCCGGGGAATCATGCTCAGCAACGACACTAACGAAGGCATGACCGTGATCATCGCCGAAGTTCCCTTGGCAGAAACCTTTGGCTACGCGACCGACCTGCGAAGCATGACCCAAGGGCAAGGAACCTTCACGATGGAACTCGCGATGTATCGCCAAACGCCGAGCAATATCCAAGAGGATATCATTGCCGAGCGCAAGAAAGACGAACTCGCCGCCGCTCGCTAGTCACGAACTGCCGATCGTTAAAACGTACAAAGCCGGGAACGCAAGTTCCCGGCTTTTTTGTTGTTTGCCCAGCGAAGCTGGCAAGCCCTACCCGTGCTAGTCACCGACCCAGCCCGGTATCATGGGGAATTGAATCCGATTCGCACCGATTCCCCGGGCAACAGCGGGTCGGAGGGAGACGCTAGCGATGATGGGGTGCGTAGCGAAAGCGAACTCGATCCGGCTGGCTGCTCTGGCGAGCTTGCCAAGGTGGATCATCCAACGAAAGCATGCGCCGGAGGTTTTCGAGGGATAACTCAAGAGTCCAAAGATGATTTACGTGTGAGTTGCACTGACAGTAGAGTCGCAGGGCGGGGAGAAACGGCGTCAAGTTTGAATGGCGTGGACTTGGTCAGCCGAGCCGCGTAAGCAGCGAGGCTGGAGTCCACGCCATTCGCGTCAAATGCTGGACCGGTGCAGCTTAACCTGGGGTGTCCCGGTCGCCCGCGAACCCCTGAATCAATTATGCGCCCATGGTGCCAACGGTCCCTCACGGATTTCGGTTCGCCGACAACGCATTTAAATAGAATGATTGGACACCTGAGCGAAGCGTGAAAAGCCTTCAGTCAACACTTAGTATGATTTCGTCGGATTAAGCCCACAAAGTGGCGTTGCCTGTTCAGGAACAAGTGCAACAAGTAACAGGGGACGCCATCAAATTTGGGGAACCAGCACAATAGCCGGGAGTTTCCGGCGTCATCCGCCGCTTCAGCTCCCTCACAGGTGAAACGCGAAAAGCAGGCGAGTCTACCGAACGCGTCGTACAGGTTTTATCAAACCTGAAATTCGCGAAAAGGGACGGAACTACCCCATTAGCGCGGTGTTTACTGATGGAAATGTCGATTTCCGCCCGGCTGCGCTCTTCGTATGCATCCGTTCGTCGTTTCAAGAGCTTTCGCTCTTTCGGTGTGTAAACACGCTTATTCTGCCTCTTTCGTTTCTCCATTTCGTACCCGAAGCTTAACTTTCAAATGCGCATTTCTGGATTGTTAGTATTCTCAGTGCTTTTATTTGCATTTCTCGCAGGATGCAGTGGCTCCAGTGGCCCCAATGTCGTTACCGAGCAAGACGAGCTCGCTAACTACGCTGCGGAGCATCCAAATCCAGAAGGCACCAGTCCAGATTGACGGAAAACCTTGCTTTTGCAAAAGCAAACGTTTCCTTGCAGTTTTCATAGCTACCGGCGTCATAGCGGTGCCGAGTTACGCGTCTTTTTCCCTAGTTTCAGTTTAAGAAAGGTACATGTATGGAAAGTTTAAGAAGGAGGCATGCGTTCACTTTGGTTGAATTGCTTGTCGTGATCGCAATTATTGGTGTTTTAGTGGGCTTACTTCTACCTGCCGTTCAAGCTGCTCGCGAAGCAGCCAGGAGAATGAGTTGCAGTAATAACTTCAAGCAGATTGGTTTAGCAATCCATAACTATCACTCGGCCTACGATCAGTTGCCCAAAGTCAATGGCGGCACGCCGGGTTTGGTAACAGGTAATAATGCTAATAACAACAACAACAATGAGTTAAGTTGGCTTGTCGGGGTGCTGCCATTTGTTGAGCAACAGGCTTTGTGGGGTCAGATCAGTAACCCGTTGGATTGGAACAACGATGGCACGATTGATTTCCCGGCCATGGGGCCGAATCCCCGTCGCACTCTAACGACACAGGCAGCGACACCTTACGCCCCCTTTCTGACCGAAATACCTGGACTTCGCTGCCCCAGCGACCCTGGGCAAGGGATCCCAGGTCAAGGACGCCACAACTACGCTGCATGCACGGGAGACTCCGCCTATTACAATCAAGGTCCTGAAGATGATCAGGGTCGCTTAACAACCGCTCGATCAATTGCCGCGAAAGCAGGTTGTCGCGGATTCTTCGTATCGCGAGAGAAATCGAGATTCCGCGATGTATTGGACGGCCTTTCAAATACGATTTGCGCAGGAGAAATCGCGTCCGATTTGGGTGACAATGACATTCGCACACGGGGTGTTCAGTTGACCACAGATCCTTCACTTGCCGGTGGATCGATTGGCTGCCGACCTTCGATAGATCCAGCACGGCCTAGTTTTTGGTTGTCGACAGCCAATTTTGCAGGTGAAATTGCGGTTCCGGAAGATCGTCGCGGCATGAAATGGGCTCTGGACCGCGGTCTCCATGGCGCTGTAAATACTATTCTTCCTCCAAACAACGAACTATGCATGCAGACTCATTCGTTCAACACAGGTGTCATGCCTCCAAGCAGTCGACATCAAGGCGGTTGCCACGTGTTGATGGGCGACGGAGCCGTCAAGTTTGTGACTGATTCGATCGAAGCGGGGAATTCTTCGAGTCCACACGTGGGCGAAGGTGGCGTACGTCTACCCGCAGGTTCACAAAGCCCCTTCGGAGTGTGGGGAGCATTGGGCACTCGCGCATCGAACGAAACGAATGCTGCGTTGTAATCGAGTATTCGCGTAATATTAATAGGTACAGACCTCACTTGCAGATTGCAGGTGAGGTTTTTTGTTTCATTCGGCTTTTACGTTGGTATGACAGCGGTGAGCCTAGCGTAGGGGACTTTCAGCGAGTGGGGCGACTCGAACCTCATGCCACTCACGCTGCCAGCCGGTTGATTTCAGGTTCCGCCCACTTACTCATCAACGTCCTCATAGTCCCTGTCGTCCTCGTAGGATTCGTGCTCCTCTGGTGCCCCTTCTTGTGAAACGGCCGCTACCCTCTGAGACATCGCGTCCACGGAGGCGACCGGTTCGTCTGCCTCGACGGGCAATCCCTGCATCTGTTGCCACTGTGCCATCGTGAGCAGCACCTCACGAGACTTTGCCCCGTTGTACTGGCCAACGATGCCGTCTTCGGCCATGTA of the Allorhodopirellula heiligendammensis genome contains:
- a CDS encoding DUF1559 domain-containing protein, whose translation is MESLRRRHAFTLVELLVVIAIIGVLVGLLLPAVQAAREAARRMSCSNNFKQIGLAIHNYHSAYDQLPKVNGGTPGLVTGNNANNNNNNELSWLVGVLPFVEQQALWGQISNPLDWNNDGTIDFPAMGPNPRRTLTTQAATPYAPFLTEIPGLRCPSDPGQGIPGQGRHNYAACTGDSAYYNQGPEDDQGRLTTARSIAAKAGCRGFFVSREKSRFRDVLDGLSNTICAGEIASDLGDNDIRTRGVQLTTDPSLAGGSIGCRPSIDPARPSFWLSTANFAGEIAVPEDRRGMKWALDRGLHGAVNTILPPNNELCMQTHSFNTGVMPPSSRHQGGCHVLMGDGAVKFVTDSIEAGNSSSPHVGEGGVRLPAGSQSPFGVWGALGTRASNETNAAL
- the fusA gene encoding elongation factor G produces the protein MKLEKIRNLGISAHIDSGKTTLSERILFYTGRIHKIEDVRGGGDGATMDHMELEKERGITITSAATSVQYQGYHINLIDTPGHVDFTVEVERSLRVLDGAILVLCSVGGVQSQSITVDRQMKRYQIPRLAFINKMDRTGANPRRVVEQLRNKLGADAFLAQLPIGAEENFRGVVDLIEMKAYTFEGDQGEKVITSEIPADLQDEAADARVAMLDSLSNYSDEVMELLLSEEEVTKEMIYKTMRQAVLNGATPVYMGSAYKNKGVQPLLDAITKYLPSPLDREIYGRDPSDETKKIELLPDPEKPFVGMAFKIVEDPFGQLTFMRVYQGTIKKGDAYTNQRTSKKERFSRIVRMHSEKREEIESASAGDIVAVMGIDCASGDTYCTERDYATLESMFVPEPVIKIAVNPLNRGDGDKMSKALQRFRKEDPTFSVYTDDETNEILISGMGELHLEIYIERIRREYGVEIEVGAPKVSYRESPTKTVNFDYKHKKQTGGSGQFAHIKGVLMPIESDSEDSFEFEEKIVGGRIPKQYIPAVEKGFRDSLGKGPVADYPVVGTRIELIDGSYHEVDSSEKAFYTAAQGCFREYFKQASPKLLEPIMKVEIEVPEDFQGTVTGDVIRRRGIMLSNDTNEGMTVIIAEVPLAETFGYATDLRSMTQGQGTFTMELAMYRQTPSNIQEDIIAERKKDELAAAR